TCACTCTTCTCACATCAATCTCATACCCGCTCTGATTTACAAAATCCTAGTATGGCGCCTGAATATCTGGATCACAGGTGAGAAGCAAGAATCCTGTCGCACTAGCTGATGCTGACCTAGGTAGAACACTCTCTGGCGGTATTGTGAATCTCACCGTAGGGCCCTCGGAGACCCCGTTTGATGTCCATATCGAGCTACTGTGCGACCGATCACCGTACTTTGACAATCTACTAGAGAATCGGTATACCGAAATATCCCTTCAAGAGCTCGTGTTCCCCGATGACGTCCCCGAAGTCTTTGCCGACTTCATCTCCTGGGTATACTGCGGGAAAATCAGCGGTGCTAGGATTGCAAGAAAATTGTCTCGGTCACTGCATTTATTCCAGCTATGGACACTTGCAGAGAGATTCCAAGTACCTGAACTTCAAGATATAGCCTTTGCAATTTGCAAAGAGCTCTTAGACGCCGAGCCTGCTAAGGTTGTAGGCTCCGAGGCCGTTCAACATGCTTACTCGCATTCCAGTCCAGGCTCTAGTATCCGCCAACTTGCAGTGGATATGTGGGCAGCGAGGGCATCGGATTTCAAAATCCTGCGATCCCGGATGAACTTGCCTTCAGAATTTATAGCAGATCTGAACGCCACCCGGCTTAGAACTCAGAAGTTGTTCGCGTTTGAGGTATACATGCTCCATCCTGTCACCAACCATGATGACCGTCTATGTACGTTTGTCACTAACCTGAACTACGCAAAGGCTGAAAAGGATACCCCCGATACTCCTTTTTCAGTTGCACCAATTTCCAAGCAGTCCGAACCTACAATTTCAGATGATTCACCGCGTCGCGCGTCAGCGGCGCAACTCGCCCATAACAAAGATAAAGCCCTTTCTTCTTGGCGGCGAGATCCTGATCAGATATCCCGACTGCCGCCGCAGGTCCTGATTTTTACGACTCCGGTATCCCGAGCCCTTGCACCGTCAGCATCAAGACTACCAAGATCTGGCCGACGTAAAGTCCGAGTTAAGCTGCCACCGTCAACAGACCCGTCATATACCAAGTTCTCGACGAAGTCAATTTTGGGCGAACTATACAGGATCGAAAATAATGGTGAAAAGGTGTAAGCAGTCAGAGTTGATGGTCTTTTCCTGGAAG
This sequence is a window from Aspergillus nidulans FGSC A4 chromosome IV. Protein-coding genes within it:
- a CDS encoding uncharacterized protein (transcript_id=CADANIAT00000413), which produces MLGTNLACLFTVHSSHINLIPALIYKILVWRLNIWITGRTLSGGIVNLTVGPSETPFDVHIELLCDRSPYFDNLLENRYTEISLQELVFPDDVPEVFADFISWVYCGKISGARIARKLSRSLHLFQLWTLAERFQVPELQDIAFAICKELLDAEPAKVVGSEAVQHAYSHSSPGSSIRQLAVDMWAARASDFKILRSRMNLPSEFIADLNATRLRTQKLFAFEVYMLHPVTNHDDRLCTFVTNLNYAKAEKDTPDTPFSVAPISKQSEPTISDDSPRRASAAQLAHNKDKALSSWRRDPDQISRLPPQVLIFTTPVSRALAPSASRLPRSGRRKVRVKLPPSTDPSYTKFSTKSILGELYRIENNGEKV